A genomic segment from Bradyrhizobium diazoefficiens USDA 110 encodes:
- a CDS encoding class I adenylate-forming enzyme family protein: MDLCSLIDRNAAFAPDKTAIAFGRERLSYAAFAARIEQTATALKQELDVGRGDRVAILSLNRPDYLVLLYACARLGAMLVPLNWRLAIAEQLFILTDAGAKVLVLEQAFEGVLSELVRTAPGTSVVGLDFVPPRGTTFESLLANSDLTSRNPHTDLSCPLLIVYTSGTTGRPKGAVLRQEALFWNGVMSQHMHNMTSDDHVLTVLPLFHVGGLNIQTTPALQLGATVTIHARFTPDTALAAIAHDRPTLTVMVPAIIQAASEHPAWTTADLSSLKAVATGSTIVPPHLIDRFVARGVPVLQVYGSTETCPIAIYTRLGGDLSREGSTGLAGLCCEAQVIDEAGREVPAGTPGEIAVRGPNVFFEYWGNADATHDALSDGWYRTGDIGLCDADGYFWIRDRKKNLIISGGENVYPAEVERVLLEHPDVSECAVIGRPDPRWDEVPIAYVIRRPGCRLEAEELRAYLQAQLARFKVPRDIVFVTDLPRTALGKVQHFLLKQLDAQSRARGETS, encoded by the coding sequence GTGGACCTCTGTAGTCTGATCGACCGCAACGCGGCGTTCGCGCCAGACAAGACCGCCATCGCCTTCGGGAGGGAGCGGCTGAGCTACGCGGCGTTTGCCGCGCGTATCGAGCAAACCGCCACGGCCTTGAAGCAGGAGCTCGACGTCGGCCGGGGCGATCGCGTTGCGATCCTCAGCCTGAACCGGCCGGACTATCTGGTTCTGCTTTATGCTTGCGCGCGGCTCGGGGCGATGCTGGTGCCCTTGAACTGGCGGCTGGCGATCGCCGAACAGCTCTTCATTCTCACCGATGCGGGCGCCAAGGTGCTGGTGCTCGAGCAGGCATTTGAGGGAGTTCTTTCCGAGCTCGTGCGAACAGCGCCGGGGACATCCGTTGTCGGCCTCGACTTTGTGCCGCCGCGCGGCACGACTTTCGAAAGCCTGCTGGCAAATAGCGATCTCACCAGCCGAAATCCGCACACCGACCTCTCTTGTCCGCTCCTCATCGTCTACACGTCAGGGACCACCGGCCGGCCGAAGGGCGCGGTGCTGCGTCAGGAAGCGCTGTTCTGGAACGGCGTGATGAGCCAGCACATGCACAACATGACGTCCGACGATCACGTGCTGACGGTGCTGCCGCTGTTCCACGTCGGCGGTCTCAATATCCAGACCACGCCGGCGCTCCAGCTCGGCGCGACCGTCACGATCCACGCCCGCTTCACGCCGGACACGGCGCTCGCAGCGATCGCGCACGATCGACCCACGCTGACGGTGATGGTGCCGGCGATCATTCAGGCCGCAAGCGAGCATCCCGCCTGGACCACGGCCGATCTCTCATCGCTCAAGGCCGTGGCCACCGGTTCGACCATCGTACCGCCGCACCTGATCGACCGCTTTGTCGCGCGCGGCGTTCCCGTGCTCCAGGTCTATGGTTCGACGGAGACCTGCCCCATCGCGATCTATACGCGGCTTGGCGGCGATCTCTCGCGAGAGGGATCAACCGGACTTGCGGGCCTGTGCTGCGAAGCGCAGGTGATTGATGAGGCCGGCCGTGAGGTGCCGGCGGGCACGCCAGGGGAGATCGCTGTGCGCGGCCCCAACGTGTTCTTCGAATATTGGGGTAATGCGGACGCCACGCACGATGCGCTGAGCGATGGCTGGTATCGCACCGGCGATATCGGCCTGTGCGATGCCGACGGCTATTTCTGGATCCGCGACCGCAAGAAGAACTTGATCATTTCCGGCGGGGAGAATGTCTACCCGGCCGAGGTCGAGCGCGTCCTGCTGGAACACCCCGATGTCAGCGAATGCGCCGTGATCGGCAGGCCGGACCCGCGCTGGGACGAAGTGCCGATCGCCTATGTCATCCGGCGACCCGGCTGTCGGCTCGAAGCGGAGGAACTGAGGGCGTACCTCCAGGCGCAGCTTGCGCGCTTCAAGGTTCCGCGCGACATCGTCTTCGTCACCGACCTGCCGCGCACGGCGCTGGGCAAGGTCCAGCATTTCCTGCTGAAGCAGCTTGATGCGCAATCGCGCGCACGGGGAGAGACATCTTGA
- a CDS encoding NAD/NADP-dependent octopine/nopaline dehydrogenase family protein has protein sequence MKIAVLGGGNGSFAAAGDFALSGHEVRLWRRDADQVTAHRADGSRILVKDHNGRHDMKLALVTTDIAEAMNGVELILCPAPAFAQPDIARLVAPHLRDGQVVFLPPATFGSMIFAKAAQDAGNQAKASFAETGTLPWLTRKHGPFEVAITIRAKRLPVGIFPLDRAPHALDVIGRAFPDAIEPCGDALSGALMNAGPIIHPPLIVMNAGPIEHFERWDIHKEGTQASIRRVTDALDAERIAVREALGYGAPHFPLAHHYAKEGEIWMYGRGSHDRLTDSGDWRERIVLTEHRYMREDLRLGLSLLVSVAGLAGVATPLAKAFLAIGGAICGEDFAQGGRTLDALGLGGLGKAELQTLLRNGF, from the coding sequence TTGAAGATTGCAGTTCTGGGTGGGGGAAACGGCTCTTTCGCGGCCGCGGGCGATTTTGCGCTGTCGGGACATGAGGTCCGGCTCTGGCGCCGCGACGCGGATCAGGTCACCGCGCATCGCGCCGACGGCTCGCGCATCCTGGTGAAGGACCATAACGGCCGCCACGACATGAAGCTGGCGCTGGTGACGACCGACATCGCCGAAGCCATGAACGGTGTCGAACTGATCCTGTGCCCTGCTCCCGCCTTCGCACAGCCGGATATTGCAAGGCTCGTCGCACCGCATCTGCGGGACGGCCAGGTCGTGTTTCTGCCGCCCGCGACATTCGGATCGATGATCTTCGCGAAGGCCGCACAGGACGCCGGCAACCAGGCCAAGGCGAGCTTTGCCGAAACCGGCACGCTGCCCTGGCTCACCCGCAAGCACGGGCCGTTCGAGGTCGCGATCACGATCCGCGCCAAGCGGTTGCCGGTTGGCATCTTTCCGCTCGATCGGGCGCCGCACGCACTCGACGTGATTGGACGCGCCTTCCCCGACGCAATCGAACCATGCGGAGATGCGCTGTCCGGCGCGCTGATGAATGCAGGTCCCATCATCCATCCGCCGCTGATCGTGATGAACGCCGGCCCGATCGAACATTTCGAGCGATGGGACATCCACAAGGAAGGAACCCAAGCCTCGATCCGCCGGGTGACCGACGCGCTCGACGCTGAGCGGATCGCGGTGCGGGAGGCGCTCGGCTACGGTGCACCGCATTTCCCGCTCGCTCACCACTACGCGAAGGAGGGCGAAATCTGGATGTATGGTCGCGGCTCGCATGACCGGCTGACGGACTCCGGCGACTGGCGCGAGCGCATCGTGCTGACCGAGCACCGCTACATGCGCGAGGATTTGCGGCTTGGATTGTCGCTGCTGGTCTCCGTCGCCGGCTTGGCGGGCGTGGCTACACCGTTGGCCAAGGCTTTCCTCGCCATCGGTGGCGCGATCTGCGGCGAGGATTTTGCCCAAGGCGGCCGAACGCTCGATGCGCTCGGTCTCGGCGGCCTCGGCAAGGCCGAATTGCAGACGCTGCTTCGCAACGGATTCTGA
- a CDS encoding 3-hydroxybutyryl-CoA dehydrogenase: protein MTSRANIACLGAGRMGRGIAVAFAYAGHRVTMIDVKPRSAEDFAKLETDALGEVRKTFASLSNLGLLTEADVDPLVARVSVATASQSGTALADAGMVFEGVPEVVELKREVLGAASRQVKPDTIIASTTSTILVDDLSGAIVNPHRFLNVHWLNPAYLIPLVEVSPGKATDPAIIDEVKALLEGIGKVPVVCAATPGFIVPRIQALAMNEAARMVEEGVASAEEIDKAIRYGFGFRYAVLGLLEFIDWGGGDILYYASRYLEGALGSDRYRAPDVISRNMHEGRIGLRTGAGFLDYSGLDVDAYRAKRLQAMVDLLRHFELARPPVLDRD from the coding sequence ATGACCAGTCGCGCCAACATCGCCTGTCTCGGGGCCGGCCGCATGGGGCGCGGCATTGCTGTCGCGTTCGCCTATGCCGGGCACAGGGTCACGATGATCGACGTCAAGCCCCGCTCCGCCGAGGACTTCGCCAAGCTGGAAACGGATGCGCTCGGCGAAGTCAGGAAGACATTCGCGAGCCTCTCGAACCTGGGGCTGCTGACCGAGGCAGATGTCGATCCGCTCGTCGCGCGTGTCTCGGTGGCGACGGCCAGCCAGAGCGGCACAGCGCTTGCCGACGCCGGAATGGTTTTCGAGGGTGTCCCTGAAGTCGTCGAGCTCAAGCGGGAGGTGCTGGGGGCGGCCTCAAGACAGGTCAAGCCGGACACGATCATTGCATCGACGACGTCGACCATTCTGGTCGACGACCTGTCCGGCGCGATCGTGAACCCTCACCGCTTCCTCAACGTCCACTGGCTTAACCCGGCCTATCTGATCCCGCTGGTCGAGGTTTCGCCCGGCAAAGCCACCGATCCCGCCATCATCGACGAGGTCAAGGCGCTGCTTGAGGGAATCGGCAAGGTGCCGGTGGTCTGCGCGGCGACGCCCGGCTTCATCGTCCCGCGCATCCAGGCGCTGGCCATGAACGAGGCCGCGCGCATGGTCGAGGAAGGCGTCGCCAGCGCTGAGGAGATCGACAAGGCGATCCGCTACGGCTTCGGCTTCCGCTACGCCGTGCTAGGGCTGCTCGAGTTCATCGACTGGGGCGGCGGCGATATCCTCTACTATGCGAGCCGTTATCTCGAAGGTGCCCTCGGCAGCGACCGCTATCGCGCGCCGGACGTCATCTCGCGCAACATGCACGAAGGCCGGATCGGCCTGCGAACCGGCGCAGGCTTTCTCGATTATTCCGGGCTCGATGTCGACGCCTATCGGGCCAAGCGGCTTCAGGCCATGGTCGACCTGCTCCGGCATTTCGAGCTGGCTCGCCCGCCAGTGCTCGACCGCGACTAA
- a CDS encoding ABC transporter permease, which produces MTPRILPSNVLLGIAPIVLVIAVWQGLVSFGFAPAVLLPPPGFVFSRLLQQLVTWTFQQEIAATLIRLFAGFAIAVVLGVSIGIAAAASPAIDAVVRPIVRVLAPLPKVALYPALLLLLGFGHGSKITLVAADALFPILLSTYYGASTVEQKLIWSAMAAGTPRYEVLFKVVLPAAMPSILTGCRIGLVISCIVVFLAEMITSTDGLGHALVTAARTFQAVDMFVPLITISLLGLILNALLGVVRSYLLRGFPEA; this is translated from the coding sequence ATGACGCCGCGTATTCTCCCATCAAATGTCCTTCTCGGAATCGCGCCAATCGTGCTGGTGATCGCGGTTTGGCAAGGCCTGGTGTCATTCGGCTTTGCGCCTGCGGTCCTGCTGCCGCCGCCCGGGTTCGTCTTCAGCCGGTTGCTCCAGCAGCTCGTGACGTGGACATTTCAGCAGGAGATCGCGGCGACCTTGATCCGGTTGTTTGCCGGCTTCGCGATTGCGGTCGTACTTGGCGTCAGCATCGGCATCGCTGCTGCTGCCAGTCCCGCGATCGATGCTGTGGTTCGGCCGATCGTCCGCGTGTTGGCGCCGTTGCCAAAGGTTGCGCTCTATCCGGCGCTCCTGCTGCTGCTCGGCTTCGGCCACGGATCGAAGATCACGCTGGTGGCCGCGGATGCGCTGTTCCCTATTCTGTTGTCCACCTACTACGGCGCCTCGACCGTCGAGCAGAAGCTGATCTGGTCGGCCATGGCGGCGGGAACGCCGCGCTATGAAGTCCTTTTCAAGGTGGTGCTGCCGGCGGCGATGCCGTCGATCCTGACCGGCTGCCGGATCGGCCTTGTCATTTCCTGCATCGTGGTGTTTCTGGCCGAGATGATCACGTCGACGGACGGGCTGGGCCATGCCCTCGTCACGGCGGCCCGGACGTTCCAGGCCGTCGACATGTTCGTGCCGCTGATCACGATCTCGCTGCTCGGGTTGATCCTGAACGCGTTGCTGGGCGTCGTGCGATCGTACCTCCTACGGGGCTTTCCCGAAGCGTGA
- a CDS encoding ABC transporter permease, producing MTLLATSARRAAPVFACIGLLAIWQVASLALKNDSFPTAIEAVRAIPDILGDKESLINILASLRRMAIGFGVAVLVSIPLGLLMGRSRAVAAFFNPLLMVIYPVPKAALMPIIMLWLGVGDIAKTLVIFLGVSLPVIYHSFEGARAVEEKMLWSGAAMGLSPLQRLVRIVLPAALPEILTGCRTGLVLALITMITSEMIARQSGAGNILFNALDMGQYDTVFAMIIIVGAMGICLDAIFERVRARLVRWSEPQFDIPLSFS from the coding sequence ATGACATTGCTGGCTACCTCCGCCAGACGTGCTGCCCCGGTGTTCGCCTGCATCGGGCTGCTGGCGATATGGCAGGTCGCCTCGCTCGCGCTGAAGAACGACAGCTTTCCGACGGCGATCGAGGCGGTCCGGGCGATTCCGGATATTCTCGGCGACAAGGAGTCGCTGATCAATATCCTGGCCTCGCTCCGCCGCATGGCAATCGGGTTCGGTGTTGCAGTGCTTGTTTCGATTCCTCTCGGCCTGCTGATGGGACGCAGCCGCGCAGTTGCGGCCTTCTTCAATCCGCTCCTGATGGTGATCTACCCGGTACCGAAAGCGGCCTTGATGCCGATCATCATGCTGTGGCTGGGGGTCGGTGATATCGCCAAGACGCTGGTGATCTTCCTCGGCGTCAGCCTGCCCGTGATCTATCATAGCTTCGAGGGCGCCAGGGCGGTCGAAGAAAAGATGCTGTGGTCAGGTGCGGCCATGGGGCTCTCGCCCTTGCAACGGTTGGTTCGCATCGTGTTGCCGGCGGCGCTGCCGGAGATCCTGACTGGCTGCCGCACGGGCTTGGTGCTGGCGCTGATCACAATGATCACCAGCGAAATGATTGCCCGCCAGTCCGGCGCCGGCAACATCCTGTTCAACGCGCTCGACATGGGTCAATACGACACCGTCTTTGCGATGATCATCATCGTGGGAGCGATGGGAATCTGCCTCGATGCGATCTTCGAGCGGGTCCGCGCAAGGCTTGTGCGCTGGTCCGAGCCTCAGTTCGACATACCGTTGAGCTTCTCATGA